Proteins encoded by one window of Terriglobia bacterium:
- a CDS encoding nucleotidyltransferase family protein — MIIGIILAAGESKRMGTPKALLKIGDRPFINHIANQLEAAQLDLIYAVLGEKADLIQEVLDRNIIVIHNPNFREGQISSLRTAIDKVQYENCDGVIVALVDHPMVSTTVVSKLIESFYQSKKRIIIPTHTGKRGHPVLYSREVFAEILEAPPDQSAKAIRLENLEETLEVEVDDPGILVDIDTPQDYERHIATAATSTAIDK, encoded by the coding sequence ATGATCATTGGCATCATCCTTGCTGCCGGGGAGTCCAAGCGCATGGGGACGCCGAAGGCCCTTCTGAAGATCGGTGATCGCCCCTTCATTAACCATATTGCGAACCAGCTGGAGGCTGCTCAGCTCGATCTTATTTACGCGGTGCTCGGTGAAAAGGCCGACCTCATTCAAGAAGTCCTCGACCGCAATATCATCGTCATTCACAATCCAAACTTTAGGGAAGGTCAGATTTCTTCGCTCAGGACCGCGATTGACAAGGTCCAGTATGAGAACTGCGACGGGGTGATTGTCGCCCTCGTGGATCACCCGATGGTCTCGACCACCGTCGTCTCCAAACTCATCGAAAGTTTTTACCAGAGCAAGAAGCGCATCATCATTCCCACCCACACCGGAAAGCGCGGACACCCCGTGCTCTACTCGCGCGAAGTGTTCGCCGAAATCCTCGAAGCCCCTCCGGATCAAAGCGCCAAAGCCATCCGCTTGGAGAACCTCGAAGAAACACTCGAAGTCGAAGTCGATGACCCCGGCATTCTGGTCGACATCGATACCCCCCAGGACTACGAGCGGCATATTGCGACGGCCGCAACTTCCACTGCCATTGACAAGTGA